A single Roseomonas gilardii DNA region contains:
- a CDS encoding cytochrome P460 family protein, with amino-acid sequence MKPMLLHGLSAALMIGAAVTAAWQAWAGGDLVHFPEDYRRGVHYATVNRGNIREELFTSREAIEAVKRGEPFPSGTVITMEDHRGGELHRFVVMEKRAGWGAEYPPAQRNGEWEYQSFAPDRTVNTSENLARCFSCHKSREGQDFVWTADRMRNTP; translated from the coding sequence ATGAAGCCCATGCTGCTCCACGGCCTGTCGGCTGCGTTGATGATCGGTGCTGCCGTCACAGCCGCCTGGCAGGCCTGGGCGGGAGGAGACCTCGTTCACTTCCCCGAGGACTACCGGCGCGGCGTGCACTACGCGACCGTGAACCGCGGCAACATCCGCGAGGAACTCTTCACCAGCCGCGAGGCGATCGAGGCGGTGAAGCGTGGTGAGCCTTTTCCCAGCGGCACCGTCATCACGATGGAGGACCACCGCGGCGGTGAACTCCACCGCTTCGTCGTGATGGAAAAGCGCGCGGGCTGGGGCGCCGAGTACCCGCCTGCCCAGCGCAACGGCGAGTGGGAATACCAGTCCTTCGCCCCGGACCGCACCGTCAACACGAGCGAGAACCTCGCCCGCTGCTTCTCCTGCCACAAGTCGCGGGAGGGGCAGGACTTCGTCTGGACCGCCGACCGGATGAGGAACACCCCCTGA
- a CDS encoding tautomerase family protein produces MPHVIVKLYAGKSEQQKARIAEEVTKAITATTSNAERSVSVSIEDIHPSDWAETVYKPDILGKPDTLYKKPGYNPF; encoded by the coding sequence ATGCCCCACGTCATCGTCAAGCTCTACGCCGGAAAGTCCGAGCAGCAGAAGGCACGGATCGCCGAGGAGGTGACCAAGGCCATCACGGCCACCACGAGCAATGCGGAACGTTCGGTGTCGGTCAGCATTGAGGACATCCATCCGAGCGACTGGGCCGAGACGGTCTACAAGCCTGATATCCTGGGCAAGCCCGACACGCTCTACAAGAAGCCGGGGTACAACCCGTTTTAG
- a CDS encoding glucose 1-dehydrogenase, with amino-acid sequence MTLSFHDKVALVTGGSSGMGLATVRAFAEAGAAVALADRDEGALGAAVEHLKGSGFQVLGVTCDVTDEEQVADAVERTVAAFGRLDAAYNNAGIQSPAREIADVGNDEYERVMAVNLRGIWNCMKHELRQMRTQGSGAIVNCSSIGGLIGLPGRAAYHASKHGVIGMTKSAALEYAAKGIRINAVCPGTVETPMVAEMLAQEPEAMKEIMRDQPIGRLGRPEEIASAVLWLCGPGASFVIGHALAVDGGFTAH; translated from the coding sequence ATGACCCTGTCCTTCCACGACAAGGTCGCCCTGGTGACCGGCGGGAGTTCCGGCATGGGCCTTGCCACCGTGCGCGCCTTCGCCGAAGCCGGGGCCGCCGTGGCCCTGGCCGACCGCGACGAGGGCGCGCTCGGCGCGGCGGTCGAGCATCTGAAGGGTTCCGGCTTCCAGGTACTCGGCGTTACCTGCGACGTCACTGACGAGGAGCAGGTCGCCGACGCCGTCGAGCGGACGGTCGCCGCCTTCGGGCGCCTGGACGCCGCCTACAACAACGCAGGCATCCAGTCTCCCGCTCGGGAAATCGCCGACGTCGGCAACGACGAGTACGAGCGTGTCATGGCGGTGAACCTGCGCGGTATCTGGAATTGCATGAAGCACGAGCTGCGCCAGATGCGGACCCAGGGCAGCGGCGCCATCGTCAACTGCTCCTCCATTGGTGGGCTGATCGGCCTGCCAGGCCGGGCGGCGTACCACGCCTCCAAGCACGGCGTGATCGGCATGACCAAGAGCGCCGCCCTTGAGTACGCGGCGAAGGGCATCCGCATCAATGCCGTCTGCCCGGGCACCGTCGAGACACCGATGGTGGCGGAGATGCTGGCCCAGGAACCGGAGGCGATGAAGGAGATCATGCGGGACCAGCCTATCGGACGGCTGGGACGGCCGGAGGAAATCGCCTCGGCGGTGCTCTGGCTGTGCGGCCCTGGTGCCAGCTTCGTCATCGGCCATGCACTCGCCGTCGACGGCGGATTCACCGCGCACTGA
- a CDS encoding SDR family oxidoreductase, producing the protein MTQGIQDKVVVITGASSGLGAATARRLARDGAHVVLGARRLERLQALAGELSLGQDAVVQTDVTEREQVQRLVDRAMQIHGRIDVMLNNAGLMPFSPLERLKVEEWDRTIDVNVKGVLYGIAAALPHMKARKSGHIISVSSVAGHKVNPAGVVYAATKHAVRVISEGLRQEVKPYNIRSTIISPGMVDTELVDSITEPDIAEAVRKRYQGAIPADAFADTVAFAISQPDNVDINEILFRPTSQEY; encoded by the coding sequence ATGACCCAAGGCATTCAGGACAAGGTCGTCGTCATCACCGGCGCCAGCAGCGGGCTCGGTGCGGCGACGGCGCGGCGGCTTGCCCGCGACGGCGCCCATGTGGTGCTCGGCGCCCGGCGGCTGGAACGGCTCCAGGCGCTCGCCGGGGAGTTGTCGCTCGGCCAGGACGCCGTCGTGCAGACCGACGTCACCGAGCGTGAGCAGGTGCAACGCCTGGTGGATCGCGCGATGCAGATCCATGGCCGCATCGACGTGATGCTCAACAACGCGGGCCTCATGCCCTTCTCGCCGCTGGAACGGCTGAAGGTGGAGGAATGGGACCGCACCATCGACGTCAACGTCAAGGGCGTGCTCTATGGCATCGCCGCTGCGCTGCCGCACATGAAGGCGCGCAAGAGCGGGCATATCATCTCCGTCTCCTCCGTCGCGGGCCACAAGGTGAACCCGGCGGGTGTCGTCTACGCCGCCACCAAGCACGCCGTCCGCGTGATTTCGGAAGGCCTGCGGCAGGAGGTGAAGCCCTACAACATCCGTAGCACCATCATTTCGCCCGGCATGGTCGACACCGAGCTGGTGGACAGCATCACCGAACCCGACATCGCCGAGGCGGTCCGCAAGCGCTACCAGGGCGCCATTCCGGCCGACGCCTTCGCCGACACGGTCGCCTTCGCGATCAGCCAGCCGGACAACGTGGACATCAACGAGATCCTCTTCCGGCCCACGAGCCAGGAGTACTGA
- a CDS encoding cupin domain-containing protein, translated as MDIKRPGTQPSNKGPAEYFTGTVRIDPLFSPPDPARVAGALVTFEPGARTAWHTHPLGQTLVVTTGCGWVQREGGPIEEIRPGDVVWFPPGEKHWHGATATTAMSHIAIQEKFNGSPVDWMEHVTDEQYRR; from the coding sequence ATGGACATCAAGCGCCCGGGCACCCAGCCTTCCAACAAGGGACCGGCGGAGTACTTCACCGGCACCGTCCGCATCGATCCACTGTTCAGCCCGCCGGACCCGGCCCGCGTCGCGGGCGCCCTGGTCACCTTCGAGCCTGGCGCCCGCACCGCCTGGCACACGCACCCGCTGGGGCAGACGCTGGTTGTCACCACGGGCTGCGGCTGGGTGCAGCGCGAGGGCGGCCCGATCGAGGAGATCCGCCCGGGTGACGTGGTGTGGTTCCCACCGGGTGAGAAGCACTGGCACGGCGCGACGGCAACCACCGCCATGAGCCACATCGCCATCCAGGAGAAGTTCAACGGCTCCCCCGTGGACTGGATGGAACACGTCACCGACGAGCAGTACCGGCGCTGA
- a CDS encoding LysR substrate-binding domain-containing protein: MDTASLERSFTIRASEGFLEVLSAPVVAAVARAAPQVQLRFVPKPDKEAGPLREGLIDLEIGLHGTSAPEIRTRFLFRDRFVGVVRTGHPLLAVGEVTPERYAACRHVAASREGETGEAVDTALGRLGLGRRIAVAVPGYPDAMRIARQSDLVALVPRSCLGNGLLGDPTVTSGLEGLGLPVPAPEFLISAMWHPRLDADPAHRWLRETVVTVCREAYPG, translated from the coding sequence GTGGACACCGCCTCGCTGGAGCGGAGCTTCACCATCCGGGCCAGCGAGGGCTTCCTAGAGGTCCTCTCCGCCCCGGTCGTGGCAGCCGTCGCGCGAGCGGCGCCGCAGGTCCAACTCCGCTTCGTTCCGAAGCCGGACAAGGAGGCGGGCCCGCTCCGCGAGGGGTTGATCGACCTGGAGATCGGCCTGCACGGCACCTCCGCGCCGGAGATCCGCACCCGCTTCCTGTTCCGCGACCGCTTCGTCGGCGTGGTCCGGACGGGGCATCCGCTCCTGGCGGTCGGGGAGGTGACGCCGGAACGCTACGCCGCCTGTCGGCACGTCGCGGCATCGCGGGAAGGGGAGACGGGCGAGGCGGTCGATACCGCCCTGGGGCGGCTTGGCCTCGGGCGGCGGATCGCCGTCGCCGTGCCCGGCTATCCGGATGCCATGCGGATCGCGCGCCAATCGGACCTGGTGGCGCTGGTGCCGCGATCCTGCCTCGGCAACGGGCTGCTGGGCGATCCAACCGTCACATCCGGCTTGGAGGGGTTGGGTCTCCCGGTGCCGGCGCCGGAGTTCCTGATCTCGGCGATGTGGCATCCTCGCCTGGACGCCGATCCGGCGCATCGCTGGCTGCGCGAGACGGTCGTGACGGTCTGCCGGGAGGCCTATCCCGGATGA
- a CDS encoding ABC transporter ATP-binding protein, whose amino-acid sequence MAAITLRGIRKDYGALNVLQQVDLDIESGEFIVLVGPSGCGKSTLLRMIAGLEEITAGDLSIRGRSIGHLPPGERNIAMVFQDYALYPHMSVAENMGFGLKMRNQPPGGVEAEVRRAAGILKIESLLDRRPAQLSGGQRQRVAMGRAIVRHPDAFLFDEPLSNLDAALRVEMRLEIAKLHRRLKATTIYVTHDQVEAMTLADRIVVMNGGRMEQVGAPLDLYHHPDTLFVARFIGSPTMNTLPCEIHPDDTGGWMAMPAGAVRPVRLPTPVPATGAVVMGIRAEDLFPCDEESAWFSGRLTMVEHLGSQVFGYLGLEGDRILTLEFPRGSGVQAGDAVSVAGDPARLHFFNTAEGRRIG is encoded by the coding sequence ATGGCGGCCATCACGCTGCGTGGCATCCGGAAGGACTATGGTGCCCTGAACGTGCTCCAGCAGGTCGATCTGGACATCGAGAGCGGCGAGTTCATCGTGCTGGTAGGCCCTTCCGGCTGCGGCAAGTCCACGCTGCTGCGGATGATCGCCGGGTTGGAGGAGATCACCGCCGGCGACCTCAGCATCCGCGGCCGCAGCATCGGCCACCTGCCGCCTGGCGAGCGCAACATCGCCATGGTCTTCCAGGATTACGCGCTCTACCCTCATATGAGCGTGGCCGAGAACATGGGCTTCGGCCTGAAGATGCGAAACCAGCCGCCCGGCGGTGTCGAGGCGGAGGTCAGGCGCGCTGCCGGCATCCTGAAGATCGAATCCTTGCTCGACCGGCGCCCGGCGCAGCTTTCCGGCGGGCAGCGTCAGCGTGTCGCGATGGGGCGCGCCATCGTGCGCCATCCGGATGCCTTCCTCTTCGACGAGCCTCTGTCCAACCTCGATGCCGCGCTGCGCGTCGAGATGCGGCTGGAGATCGCGAAGCTGCACAGGCGCCTCAAGGCGACGACCATCTACGTCACGCATGATCAGGTGGAGGCGATGACGCTGGCCGACCGGATTGTCGTGATGAACGGCGGCAGGATGGAACAGGTCGGGGCGCCGCTGGACCTCTATCACCACCCGGACACGCTCTTCGTCGCCCGCTTCATCGGCAGCCCGACGATGAACACCCTGCCTTGCGAAATCCATCCGGACGATACCGGCGGCTGGATGGCGATGCCCGCCGGTGCCGTGCGTCCGGTCCGCCTGCCCACCCCTGTGCCCGCCACCGGCGCCGTCGTGATGGGCATCCGGGCGGAGGACCTCTTTCCCTGCGACGAGGAAAGCGCCTGGTTCTCGGGGCGGCTGACCATGGTGGAGCATCTGGGCAGCCAAGTCTTCGGCTATCTCGGCCTGGAGGGGGACCGCATCCTGACACTGGAATTCCCGCGCGGTAGCGGTGTCCAGGCGGGCGATGCGGTAAGCGTCGCCGGCGATCCGGCCCGATTGCATTTCTTCAACACCGCGGAGGGCAGGCGGATCGGGTAG
- a CDS encoding GntR family transcriptional regulator, with translation MGEAVLAPPSRGAARGAAGKASLPFLVLKRQIMLGELEAGQVLTELDLANRFSCSQGMVREALLQLQEEGLVQRKGYRGTQVSECTTDEAVEMFHIRQAIETRGIRRTMRHPSRNLVPDLHALMRQMEESAEGGDELELAALDRDFHRRLFADAGLAALDPILHRCLVHNHRYKISRSLGPRDLRQTALRHEAIIAAIAQGDAGAAATALQHHIATIVDLGPNIFPDIVP, from the coding sequence ATGGGCGAGGCGGTCCTGGCGCCCCCCAGTCGAGGCGCGGCCCGGGGGGCGGCCGGCAAGGCATCCCTGCCATTCCTGGTGCTGAAGCGGCAGATCATGCTGGGTGAGCTGGAGGCCGGGCAGGTGCTGACGGAACTCGACCTCGCCAACCGCTTCTCGTGCAGCCAGGGCATGGTGCGCGAGGCATTGCTCCAGCTCCAGGAGGAAGGGCTCGTCCAGCGCAAGGGCTATCGCGGCACCCAGGTTTCCGAATGCACGACGGACGAGGCGGTCGAGATGTTCCACATCCGTCAGGCGATCGAGACGCGCGGCATCCGTCGCACCATGCGCCATCCGTCACGCAACCTCGTGCCCGACCTCCACGCCTTGATGAGGCAGATGGAGGAGTCCGCCGAAGGCGGGGACGAGCTTGAGCTCGCCGCGCTCGACCGGGATTTCCACCGACGCCTCTTCGCCGATGCCGGCCTCGCCGCGCTGGATCCGATCCTGCATCGCTGCCTGGTACACAACCACCGCTACAAGATCTCCCGCAGCCTCGGCCCACGCGACCTGCGCCAGACCGCCCTGCGTCACGAGGCCATCATCGCCGCCATCGCACAGGGCGATGCCGGGGCCGCCGCAACCGCTCTGCAGCACCACATCGCGACCATCGTCGATCTCGGCCCGAACATCTTTCCGGACATCGTCCCATGA
- a CDS encoding alpha/beta hydrolase: MSELPTELAPEMRALAERVAAEDGPQPDTTTLPPAEGRALAARLAERWNRNLPSLAEARWAVVPADPVLGTPEQELLVLRPEQARPGAILFVHGGGFAFCDARTHERCARGLAVASGLPVILPNYRLAPEHPFPAGLHDVVATRRRSFAASGLPEGPLLLAGDSAGANLALASELHEQAAGASPAAALLLFYGVMDADFGTESYTVFAEGPGLTRAKMQRYWDFYLADRDRRRDPLVAPLHASEAALRALPPMHLMAAGIDPLLSDTLNFAARLRALGRTEEAVVVHGVVHGFLQMSEHLPQAREAIAAAGAFARRIA, from the coding sequence ATGAGCGAACTCCCCACCGAACTGGCGCCGGAGATGCGGGCCCTGGCGGAGCGCGTGGCGGCGGAGGACGGGCCGCAGCCGGACACCACCACCCTGCCGCCGGCCGAGGGGCGCGCCCTGGCGGCCCGACTGGCGGAACGATGGAACCGGAACCTCCCATCCCTGGCCGAGGCGCGCTGGGCCGTGGTCCCGGCCGATCCAGTGCTGGGCACGCCGGAGCAGGAGCTCCTCGTCCTGCGTCCGGAACAGGCGCGGCCCGGTGCCATCCTCTTCGTCCATGGCGGCGGCTTCGCCTTCTGCGACGCCCGCACCCATGAGCGCTGTGCCCGTGGCCTTGCCGTCGCCTCCGGACTGCCGGTGATCCTGCCAAACTACCGGCTCGCGCCCGAGCATCCCTTTCCCGCGGGGCTGCACGACGTGGTCGCGACGCGGCGGCGGTCCTTCGCCGCCTCCGGCTTGCCGGAAGGCCCTCTGCTGCTAGCGGGGGATTCGGCGGGTGCTAATCTGGCCCTGGCCTCCGAACTCCACGAGCAGGCAGCGGGCGCATCCCCAGCCGCCGCGCTGCTGCTCTTCTACGGAGTCATGGATGCGGATTTCGGCACGGAATCCTACACCGTCTTCGCCGAAGGGCCTGGGCTGACACGGGCCAAGATGCAGCGCTACTGGGATTTCTACCTCGCTGACCGGGACCGTCGCCGCGACCCCCTCGTGGCGCCGCTGCATGCCTCCGAGGCCGCGCTGCGCGCGCTGCCGCCAATGCATCTCATGGCGGCCGGGATCGATCCGTTGCTGAGCGACACGCTGAACTTTGCCGCCCGCCTCCGTGCCCTGGGCCGGACGGAGGAGGCGGTAGTGGTGCACGGCGTCGTGCACGGCTTCCTGCAGATGTCGGAACACCTGCCGCAGGCCCGCGAGGCGATCGCCGCCGCCGGCGCCTTCGCCCGGCGGATCGCATGA
- a CDS encoding ABC transporter substrate-binding protein, with the protein MIARLRGLAFRRHAARLGTSRRSLGRLALAGLTLAGLAAGGLSARTAQAETVRFWYHVDNPENPMTALVQKFQAAHPGITIQAENVPWNSYYDNLYTALVGGNAPDAAMVKLFAQPRLVEMEALEPLDARIAQWPGKADLLDNLLKLNAGPNGRQYYLPVQYVVLYLYYRADLLQAAGLQPPRTCDEFRAAAKALTQAPDRYGFGFRGGKGGWDQWGSFVFSRGASLTKGGLTSPQAVTANQWLLDMFQKDKSIPPSAPNDGFQEIIGAFKSGRTAMTIHHIGSANDLVAALGDKVSAVPVPNCDGKAWTSYGDESLAIFSASRVKDAAWKWISFLAEGENNAAFIKATGQLPVTESASANWTGHPKRFVDATVSSLPFAAVLPQNSATADFVNTEWQTAMQQALTGRITSQQMMTQLEQPFR; encoded by the coding sequence ATGATCGCACGACTGCGTGGACTTGCCTTCCGCCGCCATGCCGCCAGGCTGGGAACGAGCCGGCGCAGCCTGGGCCGGCTGGCCCTGGCGGGCCTGACGCTCGCGGGGCTAGCGGCCGGCGGTCTCTCCGCCCGCACGGCCCAGGCCGAGACGGTCCGCTTCTGGTACCACGTCGACAATCCCGAAAACCCGATGACGGCGCTGGTCCAGAAGTTCCAGGCTGCCCATCCGGGGATCACGATCCAGGCGGAGAACGTTCCCTGGAACAGCTACTACGACAATCTCTACACAGCGCTGGTCGGAGGCAATGCGCCCGACGCCGCGATGGTGAAGCTCTTCGCCCAGCCGCGCCTGGTGGAGATGGAGGCGCTGGAGCCGCTGGATGCCCGTATCGCCCAGTGGCCGGGCAAGGCTGACCTGCTGGACAACCTGCTGAAGCTCAATGCCGGCCCGAACGGCAGGCAGTACTATCTGCCGGTCCAGTATGTGGTGCTCTACCTCTACTACCGGGCCGACCTGCTTCAGGCTGCTGGCCTGCAGCCGCCGCGCACCTGCGACGAGTTCCGTGCCGCCGCCAAGGCGCTGACCCAGGCGCCGGACCGCTACGGCTTCGGCTTCCGCGGCGGCAAGGGCGGCTGGGACCAGTGGGGCAGTTTCGTCTTCTCCCGCGGCGCCTCCCTGACCAAGGGCGGACTGACCTCGCCCCAGGCGGTCACAGCCAATCAGTGGCTGCTGGACATGTTCCAGAAGGACAAGTCGATCCCGCCTTCGGCACCCAATGATGGATTCCAGGAGATCATCGGCGCCTTCAAGTCCGGCCGCACAGCGATGACCATCCATCATATCGGCTCGGCCAACGATCTCGTCGCGGCGCTGGGCGACAAGGTCTCCGCCGTGCCGGTACCGAACTGCGACGGCAAGGCCTGGACGTCCTACGGGGACGAATCCCTTGCCATCTTCTCCGCCTCGCGGGTGAAGGACGCCGCCTGGAAATGGATCTCCTTCCTGGCGGAGGGCGAGAACAACGCGGCCTTCATCAAGGCCACCGGGCAGTTGCCTGTGACGGAATCCGCTTCCGCCAACTGGACGGGGCATCCGAAGCGCTTCGTCGATGCGACCGTCTCCTCGCTGCCTTTCGCCGCCGTGCTGCCGCAGAATTCCGCCACGGCGGATTTCGTAAACACCGAGTGGCAGACGGCCATGCAGCAGGCGCTGACCGGGCGGATCACGTCGCAACAGATGATGACGCAGCTCGAACAGCCCTTCCGCTGA
- a CDS encoding carbohydrate ABC transporter permease: MSETVSMAMPGGMTTNGWRARAMLRLRAMPYLLLAPALLVTLLIVFVPMVQAVWISFYDLVLFRPNASRFVGLDNYLRLLSDPVFWTALWQTALWIGLTVPLQMGLGLVAALLLNQDFAWRGIARALVVIPWALPSVVIALMWRWIYDPSTGVANDLLLRLSIIQSAVPWLADPDTALYAVIATLTWQGFPFFAVMILAGLQGIPKSQYEAASIDGASPWRQFRYVTLPGLAPVLATAGLLRVIWVANSMDVIFVMTGGGPGYATYTLPLYAFVKARQNLDFGYGTAIAVTFTILLAGIVALYLSRTMKEAE, encoded by the coding sequence ATGAGCGAGACCGTTTCCATGGCGATGCCCGGCGGGATGACGACGAACGGATGGCGGGCGCGGGCGATGCTGCGCCTGCGCGCCATGCCCTATCTGCTGCTGGCGCCGGCGTTGCTCGTCACCCTGCTGATCGTCTTCGTGCCGATGGTGCAGGCCGTCTGGATCAGCTTCTACGACCTGGTGCTGTTCCGTCCCAATGCCAGCCGTTTCGTCGGGCTGGACAACTACCTGCGCCTGCTCTCCGATCCCGTCTTCTGGACGGCGCTTTGGCAGACCGCGCTCTGGATCGGCCTTACCGTGCCCTTGCAGATGGGGCTCGGCCTCGTGGCGGCACTGCTACTGAACCAGGACTTCGCCTGGCGCGGCATCGCCCGAGCGCTGGTGGTGATCCCCTGGGCGTTGCCCAGCGTGGTGATCGCACTGATGTGGCGCTGGATCTACGATCCCAGCACGGGCGTGGCGAACGACCTGCTGCTGCGCCTTTCCATTATCCAGTCGGCGGTGCCCTGGCTGGCCGATCCGGATACCGCCCTCTATGCCGTGATCGCCACCCTGACCTGGCAGGGCTTTCCCTTCTTCGCGGTGATGATCCTGGCCGGCCTCCAGGGCATCCCGAAGAGCCAGTACGAGGCCGCCTCCATCGACGGCGCCTCCCCCTGGCGGCAGTTCCGCTATGTCACCCTGCCTGGCCTGGCCCCGGTCCTGGCCACGGCCGGGCTGCTGCGGGTCATCTGGGTGGCCAATTCGATGGACGTCATCTTCGTGATGACCGGTGGCGGCCCCGGCTACGCGACTTATACCCTGCCACTCTACGCCTTCGTGAAGGCGAGGCAGAACCTCGACTTCGGCTATGGCACGGCCATCGCCGTCACCTTCACCATCCTGCTGGCCGGGATCGTGGCGCTCTACCTGTCCCGCACGATGAAGGAAGCCGAGTGA
- a CDS encoding carbohydrate ABC transporter permease: MRRHGFARRLLTIHLPVALIVLLAIGPFLWMILTSLTPSARIAASGVSVSPAGWSADNYLRLLRQTSFLGNMGHSLIVALGTVAVGLTVSVTAAYAFSRFRFRGRRLLMLQFLLVNMFPVVLLILPLFILMRKLGLLDTHLALILANSTVAIPFAVWMLRSYVGAIPKSLDEAAMIDGCSRLAALRRVVLPLALPGIISTGIYIFITAWNEYLYALTLGGRNVRTVTVAIQTLIGEYQIEWGLLAAGGVVGALPVTILFLLVQRRLVGGLTQGAVKG, translated from the coding sequence ATGCGCCGCCACGGCTTCGCCCGCCGCCTGCTCACCATCCACCTGCCCGTGGCGCTGATCGTGCTACTGGCGATCGGTCCCTTCCTCTGGATGATCCTGACCTCGCTCACCCCCAGTGCGCGGATCGCGGCCAGCGGTGTGTCCGTCTCCCCGGCCGGATGGAGCGCGGACAACTACCTGCGCCTGCTGCGGCAGACCTCCTTCCTCGGCAATATGGGGCACAGCCTCATCGTCGCGCTCGGGACGGTGGCGGTCGGGCTCACCGTCTCGGTGACGGCGGCTTATGCCTTCTCGCGCTTCCGCTTCCGGGGTCGGCGGCTCCTGATGCTGCAGTTCCTGCTGGTGAACATGTTCCCGGTGGTGCTGCTGATCCTTCCGCTCTTCATCCTGATGCGGAAACTGGGGCTGCTGGACACGCATCTGGCGCTGATCCTGGCCAACTCCACCGTGGCGATCCCCTTCGCCGTCTGGATGCTGCGCAGCTATGTCGGTGCCATCCCGAAAAGCCTCGACGAAGCGGCGATGATCGACGGCTGCTCGCGTCTCGCCGCCTTGCGGCGCGTGGTGCTGCCGCTGGCTCTGCCGGGGATCATCTCCACCGGCATCTACATCTTCATCACCGCCTGGAACGAGTATCTCTATGCCTTGACCCTCGGCGGCAGGAATGTCCGCACCGTCACGGTCGCGATCCAGACGCTGATCGGCGAATACCAGATCGAATGGGGCCTCCTCGCCGCCGGCGGCGTGGTTGGTGCCCTGCCGGTCACGATCCTCTTCCTGCTCGTGCAGCGCCGCCTCGTGGGCGGCCTGACACAGGGCGCCGTCAAGGGATGA
- a CDS encoding sugar phosphate isomerase/epimerase family protein produces the protein MTSGQSDGGRHVNPVGLISMQYARPFTENHFHLFDRMRALGFDFVELLVPEPGEMDLAVAARALRDAGLGVVLAARVNLDRNLSSVEEPKRRAGVDYLRYAADCAAALGATIVGGPLTGNPLVFAGRPPAPVAEEERLARKARCVDGLRAAGEHAAGCGIRLAIEPLNRFESDVLCTTQQAMELLEAVEHPAVGLMLDTFHMAMEEASIAEAIRLGGRHLIHFQANENHRGFPGTGSIDWVPVCRALHEVGYEGPVSLEPFRRNDDRFGVPFAQWRPPHEDESARLDAAVHFIKSHLLLTEYRR, from the coding sequence ATGACAAGCGGACAAAGCGATGGCGGGCGGCACGTGAATCCCGTCGGTCTCATCTCCATGCAGTATGCGCGGCCCTTCACCGAAAATCACTTCCACCTCTTCGACCGCATGCGCGCGCTGGGCTTCGACTTCGTCGAGTTGCTGGTGCCGGAGCCGGGCGAGATGGACCTCGCCGTGGCCGCCAGGGCGCTGCGCGATGCCGGTCTGGGTGTGGTGCTCGCCGCCCGGGTCAATCTCGACCGCAACCTGTCCTCCGTCGAGGAGCCGAAGCGCCGCGCGGGCGTGGACTACCTGCGCTACGCTGCGGACTGTGCCGCTGCCCTGGGCGCCACGATCGTCGGCGGGCCGCTGACCGGCAACCCCCTGGTCTTCGCCGGACGCCCCCCGGCGCCGGTGGCGGAGGAGGAACGCTTGGCCCGCAAGGCGCGCTGCGTGGACGGGCTGCGGGCCGCCGGCGAGCATGCGGCGGGCTGCGGCATCCGGCTGGCGATCGAGCCTCTCAACCGCTTCGAGAGCGACGTCCTCTGCACCACGCAGCAGGCGATGGAACTGCTGGAGGCGGTGGAGCATCCCGCGGTCGGGCTGATGCTCGACACCTTCCACATGGCCATGGAGGAAGCCTCGATCGCCGAGGCGATCCGCCTGGGCGGTCGGCATCTCATTCATTTCCAGGCCAACGAGAATCATCGTGGCTTCCCGGGCACGGGCTCGATCGACTGGGTTCCCGTCTGCCGCGCGCTGCACGAGGTAGGCTACGAGGGGCCTGTCTCGCTGGAACCCTTCCGCCGCAACGACGACCGCTTCGGTGTGCCCTTCGCCCAGTGGCGGCCGCCGCATGAGGATGAAAGCGCGCGCCTGGACGCCGCGGTCCACTTCATCAAGTCCCACCTCCTGCTGACGGAGTACCGACGTTGA